The following are from one region of the Myotis daubentonii chromosome 2, mMyoDau2.1, whole genome shotgun sequence genome:
- the APOL5 gene encoding apolipoprotein L5, which translates to MAMVPAGIRSDGLLHQSIVDGLATMTREDMHWLLSDWQAWQTVMEQLCLGRDEADALYYIVVQELMRREEGFRPSGNLSQEEMMFLREFPLRKHKLENTISELRSIADQVDTTHKMLTKTGLVASSSGAVSAVMTIMGVALAPVTTGGSLLLSAAGQSLGLAAAATNILTSVLDNRSNSAARDRASRLVSLPTDPEAGTGEEIHSSKGIFVQRCVNALGSIRQLRAFQRAQANPGFIERVRNFVATRRVPFWRATGVQRAAGAPALAMTRGARMLSVAGAGFLLMHDLRSIQENWRHLEEGARTETAEELRTLAWELEQELDQQSQRYELTIQKLERSSSLNQERGRRARLLRMSGDANQLVRLAPTEAIFESSTRNRSACDGAPREGARRPAALCGNPWGLQKYQGPD; encoded by the exons ATGGTCTACTTCACCAGAGCATCGTTGACGGCCTAGCCACCATGACCAGAGAAGACATGCACTGGCTCCTCTCTGATTGGCAGGCTTGGCAGACGGTGATGGAGCAACTTTGCTTGGGAAG GGATGAAGCCGACGCGCTGTACTATATCGTGGTCCAGGAGCTGATGCGACGGGAGGAAGGGTTCAGGCCATCTGGGAACCTGTCCCAGGAGGAGATGATGTTTCTCCGAGAGTTTCCCTTGCGGAAGCATAAGCTGGAAAACACTATCAGCGAACTTCGCAGCATCGCAGACCAAGTTGACACAACCCACAAGATGCTCACCAAGACCGGCCTGGTGGCCAGCTCCTCGGGGGCGGTGTCCGCTGTCATGACCATCATGGGTGTGGCCCTGGCACCGGTGACAACAGGAGGGAGCCTGCTACTCTCAGCagcagggcagagcctggggctAGCAGCTGCTGCCACCAACATTTTGACAAGTGTCTTAGATAATAGGAGCAATTCGGCAGCAAGAGACAGAGCCAGCAGACTGGTGAGTCTCCCCACAGACCCGGAGGCTGGAACCGGTGAAGAGATACATTCCTCTAAAGGAATTTTTGTTCAGAGATGTGTTAACGCTCTCGGGAGCATCAGGCAGCTTCGTGCCTTCCAGAGGGCCCAGGCCAACCCCGGCTTCATTGAGAGGGTCAGGAACTTCGTGGCCACAAGGCGTGTGCCCTTCTGGAGGGCCACAGGGGTGCAGAGAGCGGCAGGGGCGCCTGCTCTGGCTATGACCCGCGGTGCCCGGATGCTGAGTGTAGCTGGGGCCGGCTTCTTGCTCATGCATGACTTGAGAAGCATCCAGGAGAACTGGAGGCACCTGGAAGAGGGGGCGAGGACGGAGACGGCCGAGGAATTGAGGACGCTCgcctgggagctggagcaggagctggacCAGCAGTCCCAGCGCTATGAGCTGACCATCCAGAAGCTGGAGAGGAGCTCGTCTCTGaaccaggaaagaggaagaagggcAAGGCTGCTGAGGATGAGTGGGGATGCTAACCAG ctggtcaGGCTGGCCCCAACAGAGGCAATATTCGAGTCTTCAACCAGGAACAGGTCTGCCTGCGACGGGGCACCCAGAGAGGGTGCTAGGAGACCTGCAGCGCTTTGTGGTAACCCCTGGGGACTCCAGAAATACCAGGGACCAGACTAG